One genomic region from Jiangella sp. DSM 45060 encodes:
- a CDS encoding xanthine dehydrogenase family protein subunit M: MIPAAFDYTKAASVEDAVTALAAAGDDGKVLAGGQSLLPMLRLRLAAPAMLVDLGGLAELRGVDDDGDALHIGAMTTHDEVTRHPLVREHAPLIAQAAETVGDRQIRHLGTFGGSLAHADPAGDLPGVALAMDAVMTVAGPGGMRDVPAADFFVDYFTTALGPGDVLVSVRVPKLTGWSTHYEKFHQLAQSWSVVGVAAAVRRSNGSIAEARVALTNMGVTPVRARGVEEALTGAPATADAVAAAAGRALEGASPLTDGTASAEYRTQLAPVLTRRAVMAASRL; this comes from the coding sequence ATGATCCCCGCGGCGTTCGACTACACGAAGGCGGCGTCGGTCGAGGACGCCGTCACGGCCCTGGCCGCGGCCGGCGACGACGGAAAGGTGCTGGCCGGCGGGCAGAGCCTGCTGCCGATGCTGCGGCTGCGGCTGGCGGCGCCGGCCATGCTGGTCGATCTCGGCGGCCTGGCCGAGCTGCGCGGCGTCGACGACGACGGCGACGCGCTGCACATCGGCGCCATGACCACGCACGACGAGGTCACGCGGCATCCGCTGGTGCGCGAGCACGCGCCGCTGATCGCACAGGCCGCCGAGACCGTCGGCGACCGCCAGATCCGCCACCTCGGCACGTTCGGCGGGTCGCTCGCGCACGCCGACCCCGCCGGCGACCTCCCCGGCGTCGCGCTGGCCATGGACGCCGTCATGACGGTGGCCGGTCCGGGCGGCATGCGCGACGTGCCGGCCGCCGACTTCTTCGTCGACTACTTCACGACGGCGCTCGGCCCCGGCGACGTGCTGGTGTCGGTGCGGGTGCCGAAGCTGACCGGCTGGAGCACGCATTACGAGAAGTTCCACCAGCTGGCGCAGTCGTGGTCGGTCGTCGGCGTGGCGGCGGCGGTGCGGCGGTCCAACGGCAGCATCGCCGAGGCCCGGGTCGCGCTCACCAACATGGGCGTCACCCCGGTCCGCGCCCGCGGCGTCGAGGAGGCACTGACAGGCGCCCCGGCGACGGCGGACGCGGTGGCGGCCGCGGCCGGTCGCGCCCTCGAAGGCGCGTCGCCACTGACCGACGGCACCGCGTCGGCGGAGTACCGGACCCAGCTGGCGCCCGTCCTCACCCGGCGCGCCGTCATGGCGGCAAGCAGGCTCTGA